In Pseudomonas hamedanensis, a single window of DNA contains:
- a CDS encoding DUF2388 domain-containing protein, producing the protein MRKLVLVSSLLLCLPVGSALARVDAGDVATSAGVSASLYSTFKDDKMVIPARDDVSAFVASGGAIRGVYLESVLQQVRQANPGLNASDEDLANAILVQYEGLHQ; encoded by the coding sequence ATGCGCAAGTTAGTCCTGGTTTCTTCTTTACTTCTCTGCCTGCCGGTCGGTTCGGCGCTGGCCCGCGTCGATGCGGGTGATGTTGCCACCTCGGCGGGTGTCTCCGCGTCGCTGTACTCGACCTTCAAGGACGACAAAATGGTGATTCCGGCCCGTGACGACGTGTCTGCCTTTGTCGCCAGCGGCGGGGCCATCCGTGGGGTTTATCTTGAGTCGGTGCTGCAACAGGTGCGCCAGGCCAACCCTGGCCTCAATGCCAGTGACGAAGATCTGGCCAACGCCATTCTGGTGCAATACGAAGGCTTGCATCAGTAG
- a CDS encoding DUF2238 domain-containing protein has product MLVRVSHNVVRPADPRIEAALFGAFVLLTIVLGIAPRSRVDWLLENVLAVALVLTLLLAHRRFRLSTLSLGMIFAFLCIHEVGAHYTYSRVPYDQWSTLLTGVSVNKTLGLERNHYDRLVHLSYGLLLVWPIREVLLRLTPLRGAWLTLLTLNVVLATSALYELIEWVGGAYLGDDTGQAFVGAQNDPWDSQKDMALALFGAGLSLLVLAGWRRAPR; this is encoded by the coding sequence ATGCTCGTCAGAGTCAGCCACAACGTTGTACGCCCCGCAGATCCGCGAATCGAAGCCGCATTGTTCGGCGCATTTGTCCTGCTTACCATCGTGCTCGGCATTGCCCCGCGCAGCCGCGTCGACTGGTTGCTGGAGAATGTCCTCGCGGTGGCGCTGGTGTTGACCCTGCTGCTGGCGCATCGACGTTTTCGCCTGTCGACACTGTCGCTGGGGATGATCTTCGCCTTCCTGTGCATCCATGAAGTAGGCGCCCATTACACCTATTCGCGAGTGCCTTACGATCAGTGGAGCACGCTGCTGACCGGCGTCAGTGTCAACAAGACCCTAGGCCTGGAACGCAATCACTATGATCGGCTGGTGCACCTGAGTTACGGATTGCTGTTGGTCTGGCCGATACGCGAAGTGCTGCTGCGCCTGACGCCATTGCGCGGCGCCTGGCTGACGCTGCTGACCTTGAACGTGGTCCTCGCAACCTCGGCGTTGTACGAATTGATCGAGTGGGTGGGCGGCGCCTATCTGGGGGATGACACCGGCCAGGCGTTCGTCGGCGCGCAGAACGATCCGTGGGATTCGCAGAAAGACATGGCCCTGGCGCTGTTCGGCGCCGGGCTGTCTTTGCTGGTATTGGCAGGTTGGCGCCGAGCGCCGCGCTGA
- the mqo gene encoding malate dehydrogenase (quinone) — protein MFKKVNTALLGLALAMGMSSANAEEAKKVDVLLIGGGIMSTTLGVWINELEPSWSMEMVERLDGVALESSNGWNNAGTGHSALAELNYTPEDDKGNVTIPKAVEINEAFQVSRQFWAWQVQQGVLKNPRSFINTTPHMSFVWGDDNIKFLKKRYEALQASPLFAGMQYSEDPAVIKKWVPLMMEGRDPNQKIAATWSPLGTDMNFGEITRQFAAHLQTKPNFDLKLSSEVEDITKNADGTWRVSYKNLKDGSKTETDAKFVFIGAGGGALHLLQKSGIPEAKEYAGFPVGGSFLVTENPTIAEQHLAKAYGKASVGAPPMSVPHLDTRVLDGKRVILFGPFATFSTKFLKEGSYLDLLTSTTTHNIWPMTKVGIKEYPLVEYLAGQLMLSDEDRLNALKEYFPNAKAEDWRLWQAGQRVQIIKRDEAAGGVLKLGTEIVTSQDGSIAGLLGASPGASTAAPIMLSVLQKVFKDKVATPEWQTKLHQIVPSYGTQLNSDPAKVAAEWAYTAKILELPTPPVIGQAAAPAAGAAAQKAVAPKESAARDMAL, from the coding sequence ATGTTTAAAAAAGTGAACACAGCCTTGCTGGGGCTGGCTTTGGCGATGGGGATGTCGTCCGCCAATGCTGAAGAAGCAAAGAAAGTTGACGTCCTGCTGATCGGCGGCGGCATCATGAGCACCACCCTGGGTGTGTGGATCAATGAGCTGGAGCCGAGCTGGTCGATGGAAATGGTCGAGCGCCTCGATGGCGTCGCCCTGGAAAGCTCCAATGGCTGGAACAACGCCGGTACCGGTCACTCGGCGCTCGCCGAGCTGAACTACACCCCGGAAGACGACAAAGGCAACGTGACGATCCCGAAAGCTGTCGAGATCAACGAAGCGTTCCAGGTGTCCCGTCAGTTCTGGGCCTGGCAGGTTCAGCAAGGCGTTCTGAAGAACCCGCGCTCGTTCATCAACACAACTCCGCACATGAGCTTCGTGTGGGGCGATGACAACATCAAGTTCCTGAAAAAGCGCTACGAAGCCCTGCAAGCGAGCCCGCTGTTCGCTGGCATGCAATACTCCGAAGACCCGGCTGTGATCAAGAAGTGGGTCCCGTTGATGATGGAAGGGCGTGACCCGAACCAGAAAATCGCGGCCACCTGGAGCCCGCTGGGAACGGACATGAACTTCGGCGAAATCACCCGCCAGTTCGCCGCGCACCTGCAGACCAAGCCTAACTTCGACTTGAAACTGTCGAGCGAAGTCGAGGACATCACCAAGAACGCCGACGGCACCTGGCGCGTCAGCTACAAAAACCTCAAAGACGGCAGCAAAACCGAAACCGACGCCAAGTTCGTGTTCATCGGCGCTGGCGGCGGTGCCCTGCACCTGCTGCAAAAGTCGGGCATTCCTGAAGCCAAGGAATACGCAGGCTTCCCGGTGGGTGGCTCGTTCCTGGTGACCGAGAACCCGACCATTGCCGAACAGCATCTGGCCAAGGCCTACGGTAAAGCCTCGGTTGGCGCGCCACCGATGTCCGTTCCGCACCTGGACACCCGTGTCCTGGACGGCAAGCGCGTCATCCTGTTTGGCCCGTTCGCGACCTTCAGCACCAAGTTCCTCAAGGAAGGCTCGTACCTGGACCTGCTGACCAGCACCACCACCCACAACATCTGGCCAATGACCAAGGTCGGCATCAAGGAATACCCGCTGGTCGAGTACCTTGCCGGTCAACTGATGCTGTCGGATGAAGACCGTCTGAACGCGCTGAAGGAGTACTTCCCGAACGCCAAGGCTGAAGACTGGCGCCTGTGGCAAGCCGGCCAGCGCGTGCAAATCATCAAGCGTGATGAAGCCGCGGGCGGCGTGCTGAAACTGGGCACCGAGATCGTTACCTCGCAAGACGGTTCCATCGCCGGCCTGCTGGGCGCATCGCCAGGCGCGTCGACCGCTGCACCGATCATGCTGAGCGTGCTGCAGAAAGTCTTCAAAGACAAAGTCGCGACCCCTGAGTGGCAGACCAAGCTGCACCAGATCGTGCCTAGCTACGGCACCCAGCTGAACAGCGATCCGGCCAAAGTGGCCGCAGAGTGGGCCTACACCGCCAAGATCCTCGAACTGCCGACGCCTCCGGTGATCGGTCAGGCCGCTGCTCCGGCAGCCGGCGCTGCGGCTCAGAAGGCTGTGGCACCGAAGGAAAGCGCTGCACGTGACATGGCTCTGTAA
- a CDS encoding nuclear transport factor 2 family protein translates to MNKTRLLIGFLCAFSGYALAAPAPAEKDVAQAVDHLTQAMLHKDIAELNALTAPNLTYGHSSGKIQDKKEFIADIETGRSAFKTLEMQKQTITLSGDTALVRNHFSAQALKGTEVVPTEIENFQIWQKQDGKWLLIGRQAFKF, encoded by the coding sequence ATGAACAAGACCCGCCTCCTGATCGGTTTTCTCTGCGCCTTTAGCGGCTACGCCCTCGCCGCCCCTGCCCCGGCCGAGAAAGATGTCGCCCAAGCGGTTGATCACCTGACCCAGGCGATGCTGCACAAGGACATCGCCGAGCTCAACGCACTCACCGCGCCCAACCTGACTTATGGCCACTCCAGCGGCAAAATTCAGGACAAAAAGGAATTCATCGCCGACATCGAAACCGGCCGAAGTGCATTCAAGACCCTTGAAATGCAAAAACAGACCATCACTCTGTCTGGCGATACCGCGCTGGTGCGTAACCATTTTTCCGCGCAGGCATTGAAGGGTACCGAGGTGGTTCCGACTGAGATCGAAAATTTTCAGATCTGGCAGAAGCAGGATGGCAAGTGGTTGTTGATCGGGCGGCAGGCGTTCAAGTTCTGA
- the ligD gene encoding DNA ligase D has protein sequence MNSNLDDYNRMRDFSATSEPAAVKRPGRRAAKDHALQFCIQKHDASHLHYDFRLELDGALKSWAVPKGPSLDPKVKRLAIHVEDHPLDYATFEGSIPEGHYGAGDVIVWDRGVWIPLEDPHKAYAKGRLKFELQGEKLAGVWNLVRTHMPGKKEQWFLIKHQDNAARPQDDFDVLVAEPDSVLSERTIVGKSAPAADKAKPVKKAPAKPRKQASGQLTGARKAKLPALIKPELATLVDSAPEGQWSYEIKFDGYRIMARIDHDEVQLFTRNGHDWTHKLPQQAKALAALGLESAWLDGEMVVANEQGVPDFQALQNAFDAGRSGNIVYYLFDVPYLNGVDLRDVPVEERRAALSTILGAQPESSLLRFSEAFEETPDALLNSACQMQMEGLIGKRLGSPYVSRRSGDWIKLKCKHRQEFVIVGYTDPKGARSAFGALLLGLHDRDSGELRYAGKVGTGFNETTLKSILAQLKPLHAKSAAVVNPPSGFEAKGVHWLKPRLLAEVAFAEMTKDGSVRHAVFHGLRDDKPAKDITEERAKPVKAAKSEKSAKGGTTKTAAKKPAKKAAASKAETAPSQSGLAGGKVRITHPDRVIDAVSGTTKMQLAQYYASVAEYILPQLKDRPVALVRAPDGIAGELFFQKNAERLAIPGITSLDKDLTGQPVMLINNAEALIGAVQMSTVELHTWNGTTVDLDKPDRFVLDLDPDPALPWKSMVEATALTLTVLDELGLKAFLKTSGGKGIHLVVPLTRKHGWDEVKDFSHAIVSHMAKLLPDRFSAVSGPKNRVGRIFIDYLRNGLGATTICAYAARAREGMPVSVPVFREEVAEIKGGNHWNIHNVHERLAEVGEEPWADLKKTRQTITAEMRKRVGLKK, from the coding sequence ATGAACAGCAACCTCGACGATTACAACCGTATGCGCGATTTTTCGGCGACTTCGGAACCGGCGGCGGTCAAGCGCCCCGGTCGCAGGGCCGCCAAAGACCATGCCTTGCAGTTCTGCATCCAGAAGCACGACGCTTCGCACCTGCATTACGACTTTCGTCTGGAGCTTGATGGCGCCCTCAAGAGCTGGGCGGTGCCGAAAGGGCCTTCACTGGACCCCAAGGTCAAGCGCCTGGCGATTCACGTCGAGGATCATCCACTGGATTACGCCACGTTCGAGGGCAGCATTCCCGAGGGGCACTATGGCGCCGGTGACGTGATTGTCTGGGATCGCGGTGTATGGATTCCTCTCGAGGATCCGCACAAGGCCTACGCCAAGGGCCGGCTCAAGTTCGAATTGCAGGGCGAGAAACTGGCCGGGGTGTGGAATCTGGTGCGCACGCACATGCCGGGCAAGAAAGAGCAGTGGTTCCTGATCAAGCATCAGGACAACGCCGCGCGCCCGCAGGATGACTTCGACGTATTGGTCGCCGAGCCCGACAGCGTGCTCAGCGAGCGCACGATTGTCGGTAAATCTGCGCCCGCCGCCGATAAGGCCAAACCGGTGAAGAAGGCCCCGGCCAAGCCGCGCAAGCAAGCGTCCGGCCAGCTCACCGGTGCGCGCAAGGCCAAGCTGCCGGCGCTGATCAAGCCGGAACTGGCGACCCTGGTCGACAGCGCGCCCGAAGGGCAGTGGAGCTACGAGATCAAATTTGACGGCTACCGGATCATGGCGCGGATCGACCACGATGAGGTTCAGCTGTTCACCCGCAACGGCCATGACTGGACGCACAAACTGCCGCAACAGGCCAAGGCCCTGGCCGCGTTGGGTCTGGAGTCGGCCTGGCTCGACGGCGAAATGGTCGTCGCCAACGAGCAGGGCGTGCCGGATTTTCAGGCCCTGCAAAACGCCTTCGATGCCGGACGCAGTGGCAACATCGTTTATTACCTGTTCGACGTGCCGTATCTCAACGGCGTTGACCTGCGCGACGTGCCGGTCGAAGAGCGTCGCGCCGCGCTGAGCACCATCCTCGGCGCTCAGCCAGAATCCTCGCTGCTGCGCTTTTCCGAAGCCTTCGAAGAAACTCCTGATGCGCTGCTCAATAGCGCTTGCCAGATGCAGATGGAAGGTCTGATCGGCAAACGCCTCGGCTCGCCCTACGTGTCGCGGCGCAGCGGTGACTGGATCAAGCTCAAGTGCAAACATCGCCAGGAGTTCGTCATCGTCGGCTACACCGATCCGAAAGGTGCGCGCAGTGCGTTCGGGGCCCTGCTGCTTGGCTTGCATGACCGTGACAGTGGCGAGTTGCGCTACGCCGGCAAGGTCGGCACCGGCTTCAACGAAACCACGTTGAAAAGCATCCTCGCCCAGCTCAAACCGTTGCACGCCAAAAGCGCCGCGGTGGTCAACCCGCCCAGCGGTTTCGAGGCCAAAGGCGTGCACTGGCTGAAACCCAGGTTACTGGCCGAAGTGGCGTTCGCGGAAATGACCAAGGACGGCTCGGTGCGCCACGCCGTATTCCATGGATTGCGCGACGACAAGCCGGCCAAGGACATTACAGAGGAGCGAGCGAAGCCTGTGAAAGCTGCCAAATCTGAAAAATCCGCAAAGGGCGGAACAACCAAAACCGCCGCGAAGAAACCGGCAAAGAAAGCCGCTGCCAGCAAAGCCGAAACCGCGCCGTCGCAATCGGGGCTGGCCGGCGGCAAGGTGCGCATCACCCACCCGGATCGGGTAATCGACGCGGTCAGCGGCACCACCAAAATGCAACTGGCGCAGTATTACGCCAGCGTTGCCGAATATATCCTGCCGCAACTCAAGGATCGCCCCGTGGCGCTGGTGCGTGCGCCGGATGGCATCGCTGGCGAACTGTTCTTCCAGAAGAACGCCGAACGCCTGGCGATCCCCGGCATCACTTCGCTGGACAAGGACCTCACCGGCCAGCCCGTAATGCTGATCAACAATGCCGAGGCGCTGATTGGTGCGGTGCAGATGAGTACGGTCGAATTGCACACCTGGAACGGCACGACCGTCGACCTGGACAAGCCTGATCGCTTTGTCCTCGACCTTGACCCGGACCCGGCGTTGCCGTGGAAAAGCATGGTCGAAGCCACCGCGCTGACTCTCACCGTGCTGGACGAATTGGGCCTCAAGGCCTTTCTGAAAACCAGCGGCGGCAAGGGCATCCACCTGGTGGTGCCGCTGACCCGCAAGCACGGCTGGGACGAAGTGAAGGACTTCAGCCACGCCATTGTCAGCCACATGGCCAAGCTGTTGCCGGACCGTTTTTCTGCGGTGTCCGGGCCGAAAAACCGCGTAGGGCGGATCTTCATCGATTACCTGCGCAACGGTCTGGGCGCCACCACTATTTGTGCCTACGCGGCGCGCGCGCGCGAAGGCATGCCGGTGTCCGTGCCGGTGTTTCGCGAGGAAGTCGCCGAGATCAAGGGCGGCAATCACTGGAACATCCACAACGTCCATGAGCGCCTGGCCGAGGTCGGCGAGGAGCCTTGGGCGGACCTGAAGAAAACCCGACAGACCATTACCGCAGAAATGCGTAAACGCGTCGGCCTGAAAAAATGA
- the pcsA gene encoding phosphatidylcholine synthase, which translates to MISTVHIARLKAWGAHGFTATGVVTAFLATLALLENQPIHCLMWLGVALIVDGLDGALARKVNVQSVLPSFDGSILDLVIDYLTYVFIPALFIYRYIPLPEYTLLLTVSLILVSSLFCFCNVNMKSKDNYFVGFPAAWNVVALCLYIIGPGPWITFLTVIGLALLTVTRMKFLHPFRVRRFMPINIAVTAIWLLCSLSLVLNHPVINPLVMGLWLLMSAYFLGICIWRTALEWFDRPQMK; encoded by the coding sequence GTGATATCGACCGTACACATTGCCAGGCTCAAAGCATGGGGCGCCCATGGCTTTACCGCGACCGGCGTGGTGACCGCCTTCCTCGCCACCCTGGCCCTGCTGGAAAACCAGCCGATCCATTGCCTGATGTGGCTGGGCGTAGCGCTGATCGTCGACGGCCTCGATGGCGCGCTGGCGCGCAAGGTCAACGTGCAATCGGTACTGCCGAGTTTCGACGGTTCGATCCTCGATCTGGTGATCGATTACCTGACCTACGTTTTCATCCCGGCGCTGTTTATCTATCGCTACATTCCCCTGCCTGAATACACCTTGCTGCTGACAGTGTCGCTGATTCTGGTGTCGTCGCTGTTCTGCTTCTGCAACGTCAACATGAAGAGCAAGGACAACTACTTTGTCGGCTTCCCGGCAGCCTGGAACGTGGTTGCCTTGTGTCTGTACATCATTGGCCCGGGGCCATGGATTACCTTTCTCACGGTGATCGGTCTGGCATTGCTGACCGTGACGCGGATGAAGTTTCTGCACCCGTTCCGCGTACGCCGGTTCATGCCGATCAACATTGCGGTGACGGCGATCTGGCTGTTGTGCAGCTTGTCACTGGTGCTCAATCACCCGGTGATCAACCCGCTGGTGATGGGCTTGTGGTTGTTGATGTCGGCTTACTTCCTGGGGATCTGCATCTGGCGCACTGCGCTGGAGTGGTTTGATCGGCCGCAGATGAAATAA
- the sodC gene encoding superoxide dismutase family protein: protein MKRALWLGLLGTFAIGSAQAATEKVAINLVSADGAPQAIGSITVSETPYGLLFTPDLKSLPAGIHGFHVHENGSCEAGVKDGVRGAALAAGGHFDPKKTGKHLGPYADGHLGDLPAVYVTADGVANYPVLAPRLKKIAEIKGHALMIHAGGDNHSDTPKPLGGGGDRMACGVI from the coding sequence ATGAAACGCGCATTGTGGTTAGGTCTGCTCGGCACCTTCGCCATCGGTTCGGCACAGGCAGCAACGGAAAAAGTCGCGATCAACCTGGTCAGTGCCGACGGTGCGCCGCAGGCGATCGGCTCGATCACGGTCAGCGAGACCCCGTATGGTCTGCTGTTCACGCCCGATCTGAAATCGCTGCCGGCCGGCATTCACGGCTTTCACGTCCATGAAAACGGCAGTTGCGAAGCCGGCGTGAAGGACGGCGTCAGAGGTGCAGCATTGGCGGCTGGCGGACATTTTGATCCGAAGAAAACCGGCAAGCACCTCGGCCCCTACGCCGACGGCCATCTGGGGGACTTGCCAGCGGTGTACGTGACGGCGGACGGCGTGGCCAACTATCCGGTGCTCGCCCCGCGCCTGAAAAAAATCGCCGAGATCAAAGGCCACGCGCTGATGATTCACGCCGGTGGCGACAACCACTCCGATACGCCCAAACCACTGGGCGGTGGCGGCGATCGCATGGCTTGTGGGGTGATCTGA
- a CDS encoding methyl-accepting chemotaxis protein, with protein MQRDLRNMIDVVRRNAHGVSGMSEQLSQGCHQVADSSQQQSVAAGTMAAAASQMTASIEEITRHAERALHMANQAETLAKEGGGVIHQVVSDMDDIARSAQQSAQVIRTLDQESEAIFNIIQVIKSIADQTNLLALNAAIEAARAGEQGRGFAVVADEVRSLAARTSASTQEIAAMVARIQNSTREAVTSMEAGVAQVDKGMAVTADVERAIREILQATLNTTQLVNDITRTIGEQSHASNEIAHQVEMIAGMSEGNSRVIGQTATTTDELSNLAGQLAQSVDRFRL; from the coding sequence ATGCAACGGGATTTGCGCAACATGATCGATGTGGTGCGGCGCAACGCCCACGGCGTCAGCGGCATGAGCGAGCAACTCAGTCAGGGCTGCCATCAGGTCGCCGACAGCAGTCAGCAACAAAGTGTCGCCGCCGGTACGATGGCGGCCGCCGCCAGCCAGATGACCGCCAGCATCGAAGAAATCACCCGCCACGCCGAACGTGCCCTGCACATGGCCAATCAGGCCGAAACCCTGGCCAAGGAGGGCGGCGGGGTGATTCATCAAGTGGTCAGCGATATGGACGACATCGCGCGTTCGGCGCAACAGTCGGCGCAGGTGATTCGCACGCTGGACCAGGAATCCGAGGCGATCTTCAACATCATTCAAGTGATCAAGAGCATCGCCGACCAGACCAACCTGCTGGCGCTCAATGCCGCAATCGAGGCAGCCCGGGCGGGTGAACAGGGCCGCGGTTTTGCCGTGGTGGCCGATGAAGTCCGCAGTCTCGCCGCTCGCACGAGCGCGTCGACCCAAGAGATTGCCGCGATGGTCGCGCGCATTCAAAACAGCACGCGCGAAGCGGTCACCAGCATGGAGGCCGGCGTGGCGCAAGTCGACAAGGGCATGGCGGTGACGGCCGACGTGGAGCGGGCGATCCGCGAAATTCTCCAAGCCACACTGAACACTACGCAACTGGTCAACGACATCACCCGCACCATTGGCGAGCAGAGTCACGCCAGCAATGAGATTGCTCATCAGGTGGAAATGATTGCCGGGATGTCCGAGGGCAATAGTCGGGTGATCGGGCAGACAGCTACGACGACAGATGAGTTGTCGAATCTGGCGGGGCAGTTGGCGCAGTCGGTGGATCGGTTTCGTCTTTGA
- a CDS encoding tellurite resistance TerB family protein: MNTSDLLEQLLRGQASAGQQRGASASDGLGGLGGLLGGLLGGGSQAGAGGATSSGGLGGLGGLLGGLLGGGGLGGALGGGSRNRAGGSNYAALASLGMMAYQAYQAWQRSQASTAPQQMPQTADLLAGPQIETHSHAVLRALIAAAKADGRIDASEKHRISSEIGKHTADPQLQQWLDAEVAKPLNPAEVAQSAQNDPAVAAEMYLASVMLVDDQQDAERSYLDGLASALKIDPDLQVHLEHQAKRRA; encoded by the coding sequence ATGAATACCAGCGATTTGCTCGAACAATTACTGCGAGGCCAGGCCTCGGCGGGACAACAACGCGGGGCTTCGGCCAGTGACGGTTTGGGCGGACTGGGCGGATTGCTCGGCGGCCTGTTGGGCGGCGGCAGTCAGGCCGGGGCGGGTGGTGCGACTTCTTCTGGCGGGCTTGGCGGCCTGGGCGGTTTACTCGGTGGCTTGCTCGGCGGTGGCGGGCTCGGCGGTGCACTGGGCGGCGGCAGTCGAAACCGCGCCGGTGGCAGCAACTACGCAGCATTGGCCTCGCTGGGAATGATGGCCTACCAAGCGTATCAAGCCTGGCAACGCAGCCAGGCCAGCACGGCGCCGCAACAGATGCCACAAACCGCCGACTTGCTCGCCGGCCCACAAATCGAAACCCACAGCCACGCGGTACTGCGCGCCTTGATCGCCGCCGCCAAGGCTGACGGACGCATCGACGCATCGGAAAAGCACCGGATCAGCAGTGAAATCGGCAAGCACACCGCCGATCCGCAATTGCAGCAATGGCTCGACGCTGAAGTCGCCAAACCGCTGAATCCTGCTGAAGTAGCGCAGTCTGCGCAAAATGACCCAGCCGTAGCCGCCGAAATGTATCTGGCGAGCGTCATGCTGGTCGACGATCAACAGGACGCCGAACGCAGCTATCTCGATGGGCTTGCGTCAGCGTTAAAAATCGATCCTGACCTGCAAGTGCATCTGGAACACCAGGCCAAACGGCGAGCCTGA
- a CDS encoding class I SAM-dependent methyltransferase: MSTPIDLTTLKERQKVAWASGDYAVIGTTLQIVGENLAEACDLRCDEQVLDVAAGNGNATLAAARRGCVVTSTDYVAALLERGQDRARAEHLEVIFQVADAEALPFPDESYDAVLSTFGVMFAPDQVAAAAELGRVCRRGGRIGLANWTPEGFVGQMFKTLGQHLPPPAVAQPPSNWGSDAWLHKHFDDRDFVVRVTRSHFNFRYRSAAHFIEVFRHWYGPVHKAFAVLPGEGGQALEDDLTALLNRSNRAGEDSLVVPSEYLEVVITKR, encoded by the coding sequence TCGCCTGGGCCAGTGGCGACTACGCCGTGATCGGCACCACCTTGCAAATCGTCGGCGAAAACCTCGCCGAGGCCTGCGACCTGCGCTGTGATGAACAGGTGCTGGATGTCGCGGCCGGCAATGGCAATGCGACGCTGGCGGCGGCGCGGCGCGGTTGTGTGGTGACCTCGACCGATTACGTCGCGGCACTGCTGGAGCGCGGCCAGGATCGTGCCCGGGCCGAGCATCTCGAGGTGATATTTCAGGTGGCCGATGCCGAAGCGCTGCCTTTTCCCGATGAGAGTTACGACGCTGTACTGTCGACGTTCGGCGTGATGTTCGCACCCGATCAGGTCGCGGCCGCTGCTGAACTGGGGCGGGTATGCCGACGCGGCGGACGCATCGGTCTGGCCAACTGGACGCCGGAAGGTTTCGTCGGCCAGATGTTCAAAACGCTCGGCCAGCATCTGCCACCGCCAGCCGTTGCTCAGCCACCGTCCAATTGGGGCTCGGATGCGTGGCTGCACAAGCACTTCGATGATCGCGACTTTGTCGTCCGCGTGACCCGTAGTCACTTCAATTTTCGCTACCGCTCGGCGGCGCATTTCATTGAGGTTTTTCGCCACTGGTACGGCCCTGTGCACAAAGCGTTCGCGGTGTTGCCGGGGGAGGGTGGGCAGGCGCTGGAGGACGATTTGACGGCGTTGCTCAATCGCTCGAACCGGGCGGGGGAGGATTCGCTGGTGGTGCCGAGCGAATATCTGGAAGTGGTGATTACCAAGCGCTGA